Proteins encoded in a region of the Paenibacillus pedocola genome:
- a CDS encoding chitobiase/beta-hexosaminidase C-terminal domain-containing protein yields MKQKSILGLAVALIVLTIAAVAGGLMAKADGQTWSGAADTSWYNPVYTTFKIDNVAKLAGVAKLVNEDKDANGDPINGFSGKILEIDRDLDLGAHLWVPIGTGEHPFRGTLISIEGSIITLSGMKVQDGLSYQGLVGNMIDGTVGGFEFSNSGSISVTSVTYDVYAGAAVGKMAGISIVYDITNNMNITTDSAPYPAYSGGIVGMGEGSIANSFNHGVVTSTGTTAVGGIVGYGDTGGLKVKKVSNYGAVHANGISGDIIYAGGITGHTVGSVTMNDEDTVISNTAPVTANGGSTVYAGGIIGKIDNTAEFSDSTINSGEVGIEAPAATGTYAGGLLGATGTVTSPDFNIAFVNSAPVTNVGGTNVHTGGIAGYADSTFTWTKGYIHAADVTAAGSQNIYTGGLIGYAAKGVVLNNPAANAYGNTAHIKASGGTHVYTGGIAGYDTGGSISNASFTGSIDAAGTADVYTGGIAGYETGGTITVSQAGNLSSAPMITSDGTIGGIVGYLDGTVSQVSVKYIHLKATAEGGVIGGIAGRAQGTISSAFAGDAEAADYNSLTIESAVKNPAAGADNITAGGLVGINDKALELIGSKAARVGFITESGKSGYTFGAVAGELNALAVIGTTAVPIEANDFLIELKADNSIAGGAVGINRATGLHLHTNRIEIKALGVSARAGGVFGENHSAAPYVLAENIVLSSTGADAKLGGIAGYNTGSLTDATANAVSIIVNGERTEAGGIAGRSEGADAASSRASIVTPVFTAGEATVVTVNAVDAKAGGIAGFATATDIINPAAGAVAPDYVSFSVKAAGARVGGLAGALENSNISGDTTAINIENLLINTTKDAANAYVGGLVGYNDKSRLERLVGKTLNLTLNGPGVITGGMTGYNLGTNSAVIMNNYISALSLKANATASGSTIGGIVGLNDARNTDPAVNPGTAVSTLQNSRTLGSIAITAPSSKLGGMVGENRSLIANNSITDKISVSSKGSNVTFGGLAGLNTEKGTLYYTYSNANLTIEGAGTLAGGLAGENAGQVKGSYVDIDITGKATGTASQSVFLGGLIGRNSAGTVEQSYTSSKVTADGIYTNVGGLIGELTGGSIKNSYVAKSVYATKENSYAGGFIGRIKDGKVTNAYSAAEVSATNGAYAGGFAGRYDNASKELLYKTYYIKDDSLNINTDLPDFAEGNHRWLNVHVRLTTILSSTLKDRTAFPDLSGWDFTSAWKYGSLNADYKYPEVNREANTGGDTGNEVNANINWYMKDKDAIGFQITSEAELAGLAAIVNGTIAGVDQFDFAGRTITIMNPIHIQSKQWVPIGDKEENAFEGTLEGGNHLIDGLTLQPVFTYSGLFGVIGKEGTVSNINLEPLSVTGNQYSGALAGLNLGTVSNVDLKLLGGIKISGGTVGGIIGKNTGAVSGLKLTLDGGSRIETVYSSGIAGGIIGDNTADVTSTTLSVNTIDGSIGSSADQAVVGGAFGRQSGNVTGLKLEVSSKIRITSTGMNSITGGLIGSYTDGTASELEVSFTDGTLEARGHDSILGGVIGQSAAGTLLKNITVTGPDDGVQLTGNGTVGGIVGVKEGVLGGILPLNIEAGGSNFDIDHAAARQIHLVTTEDSLEAVIGGITGQAVNVAMNGGSFEGGISAPGETVTAGGITGQAGNTILYDVEAAPVITATAKTGEAAVGGIAGTISSDDMNQGFDFGKAYPLYRGIYLAEVHNGAITVTGVNNAMDLYAGGLTGRMTDASVYRSNTAIDLKVIGGKTVNAGGIAGYSNGIIVDALGNNSLNAEASGLYNVGGIVGWGADGEIHYTEAAAQGGQSITVGTALTLENSLPAIHAGGIVGLGDHIKITYTHAQLPVNINDTNKDNTIYAGGFAGLLGDTDVREAQIQHSYATGALNVSGRLGSYVGGFAGSVDHYSISDAYASGDIANTALDTRSGGFAAAVERNASISSSYALQAKVTTTGIKSSTRSYTGGFAGYNDGSLNIIYSNVPGLTATAPAGADFQKGALVGYNFRDGKVSGSKYVGTLNALGKNAGAAADALKLEDALDPLASGAWNIDFDTSFMDNAAEGVMTLNSPQQLKGAVLLYNETGLEYYRLYNRTATEKPEINTLLLGADIDLGGKPWVSFTSFADKFDGQGHTISGLTLGSAGEPYVGFAAENLGEITKVNFTGAIITADKNAGAAAGINKGTISNVQAANLTVSGTGTLGGIAGINAGSIEASSSGGSISGSGQAAGGIAGDNVAAGTISNSLSYADIHVAAAEAVAGGIAGRSSGKISNSYSAGRVSAEGTDKAWSGGIAGLALNGSILSSLNTGEVRAAVGGKLAPGQAFFGGIAGQMAKEASISGSIFNSQMLKTNTAYFDADGKAITGNAGASSANGMKAAELAGGTLPAGLNNGYWKAHASFYPGLEAFEGTRQGLLSTAAVILAPKDLINRVASSFTLGGTDAMNWTADSSKITLNGKTGTLTSGGSTKLTVSVQGISRSIIINEPAVKYPGQALAPVNLTESKEKWIMVGKPIVLSTDEPGGSIYYTLDGSAPNETSLLYSGPITLQSTTTLKAITIVEGKEYSGVLTEEWIIPPSGDGGGGGGFVALPVKEPAITAIANNTSVSGNSEAPVKVARNSKLKLTAPEGQIIYYTLDGSTPTVNSTKYTGELLITGNMTIKMITDQDDTVITIQYTVENAAYNLKSTASEIKYMTAYTDGTFRPKAAITRYELISALAPLLDMEDVNVGNLFNDVTAEHEELTAFFASAGIIQGYPDGGFGGEKGLTRAEFAKIMTSVLNLDLKTAGSTKQSDLKGHWSEQYVNALSKVGYVQGFPDGTFKPNAPITRAEAVVMINRIAGTKKLTITAVKYKDLPATHWAYKDIMSVVQ; encoded by the coding sequence ATGAAGCAGAAATCAATCCTGGGGTTGGCGGTTGCGCTGATCGTGCTGACTATCGCAGCGGTTGCCGGGGGCTTGATGGCGAAAGCCGATGGGCAGACCTGGTCGGGCGCGGCAGATACGTCATGGTACAACCCGGTTTATACAACCTTTAAGATTGACAATGTAGCCAAGCTCGCCGGGGTAGCGAAGCTGGTAAACGAAGATAAAGATGCCAATGGGGACCCGATTAACGGGTTCAGCGGTAAGATTTTGGAAATTGACCGTGACTTGGATCTTGGTGCTCATCTCTGGGTACCGATTGGAACCGGGGAGCATCCGTTTCGCGGAACTTTGATTTCTATTGAGGGCTCTATTATCACCCTGTCGGGGATGAAAGTGCAGGACGGCCTGTCCTATCAGGGGCTGGTCGGCAATATGATTGACGGAACGGTAGGCGGGTTTGAATTTTCCAATAGCGGTTCCATCAGTGTGACAAGTGTTACCTATGATGTCTATGCAGGTGCTGCAGTCGGCAAGATGGCCGGCATCAGTATTGTGTATGACATTACTAACAACATGAATATTACAACGGACAGCGCGCCTTACCCTGCTTATTCCGGGGGGATCGTCGGGATGGGGGAAGGCTCCATCGCCAATTCCTTTAACCATGGCGTAGTTACCTCAACGGGTACGACTGCTGTCGGCGGGATCGTGGGTTATGGAGACACCGGCGGCCTGAAGGTCAAGAAGGTGTCGAACTACGGCGCAGTACATGCTAACGGAATAAGCGGTGACATCATTTATGCAGGTGGTATCACCGGGCATACGGTTGGCTCTGTTACGATGAATGATGAGGATACCGTAATCAGCAATACTGCTCCAGTTACAGCAAATGGCGGTTCGACCGTCTATGCCGGGGGTATTATCGGTAAAATCGACAATACGGCAGAGTTCTCCGATTCGACAATCAACAGCGGAGAAGTAGGTATTGAAGCACCGGCAGCAACCGGCACCTATGCCGGAGGCTTGCTGGGGGCAACCGGGACTGTGACCAGTCCCGACTTCAATATCGCTTTTGTCAATTCTGCTCCTGTCACCAATGTTGGCGGAACCAATGTGCATACAGGCGGGATTGCCGGCTATGCAGACAGTACGTTCACATGGACAAAAGGCTACATTCATGCTGCCGATGTAACGGCTGCAGGCTCACAGAATATCTACACCGGCGGATTAATCGGTTATGCAGCCAAAGGAGTTGTGCTGAATAATCCTGCGGCTAATGCTTATGGGAATACCGCTCATATCAAAGCCAGCGGCGGCACCCATGTGTATACGGGTGGAATTGCCGGCTACGATACGGGCGGCAGTATCTCCAATGCTTCCTTCACGGGCAGCATAGATGCTGCCGGTACAGCGGATGTGTACACCGGTGGGATCGCCGGATATGAGACCGGCGGAACCATTACGGTTTCTCAGGCCGGTAACCTCTCCTCGGCTCCAATGATTACTTCCGATGGAACCATCGGCGGGATCGTTGGTTATCTGGATGGAACGGTTAGCCAGGTTTCCGTTAAGTATATCCACCTGAAAGCTACAGCTGAAGGCGGTGTTATAGGCGGGATCGCAGGCCGTGCGCAAGGCACCATCAGCAGCGCTTTTGCCGGGGATGCTGAAGCTGCGGACTACAACAGCTTAACGATTGAGTCCGCGGTTAAGAATCCGGCTGCCGGCGCTGATAACATCACAGCGGGCGGGCTTGTCGGTATCAATGACAAGGCGCTGGAGCTTATCGGCAGCAAGGCTGCCAGAGTAGGTTTTATTACGGAGAGCGGGAAGAGCGGATATACCTTCGGTGCTGTAGCGGGTGAGCTTAACGCGCTGGCTGTCATCGGGACAACAGCAGTACCGATTGAAGCCAATGATTTCCTGATTGAACTGAAAGCAGACAATAGCATTGCAGGCGGTGCGGTCGGGATTAACCGGGCAACCGGACTCCATCTGCACACGAACCGCATTGAGATCAAAGCATTGGGAGTATCGGCGCGTGCCGGTGGTGTCTTTGGTGAGAATCACAGCGCGGCCCCATATGTACTGGCTGAAAATATTGTCCTGTCTTCCACAGGCGCAGATGCGAAGCTTGGCGGGATTGCCGGATATAACACGGGATCGCTCACAGACGCCACTGCAAATGCGGTGAGCATTATTGTTAATGGTGAACGTACCGAAGCCGGCGGCATTGCCGGACGTTCGGAAGGAGCGGACGCTGCCTCCAGCCGGGCCAGTATTGTTACCCCAGTATTCACTGCCGGGGAAGCAACCGTTGTAACGGTTAACGCAGTTGATGCCAAAGCCGGCGGCATTGCCGGATTTGCGACAGCTACGGATATTATTAACCCTGCAGCCGGAGCGGTAGCACCGGATTACGTCAGTTTCTCGGTCAAAGCAGCTGGGGCCAGAGTCGGCGGATTAGCCGGAGCCCTGGAGAACAGTAATATCAGCGGGGATACCACTGCAATTAATATCGAGAATCTGCTGATCAATACAACCAAGGACGCTGCAAACGCCTATGTCGGCGGTCTGGTCGGCTATAACGACAAGTCCAGGCTGGAACGTCTGGTCGGCAAAACTCTGAATCTGACCTTAAACGGGCCTGGCGTGATAACCGGAGGAATGACCGGTTACAATCTGGGTACCAATTCGGCAGTTATAATGAACAACTATATTTCCGCCCTTAGTCTGAAAGCTAACGCTACCGCAAGCGGCTCGACAATTGGCGGTATCGTCGGACTCAATGATGCGCGGAACACAGACCCGGCCGTAAACCCGGGAACAGCGGTAAGCACACTTCAGAACAGCCGGACACTAGGCAGTATTGCGATTACGGCACCTTCCTCGAAGCTGGGCGGAATGGTCGGCGAAAACCGCAGCCTGATTGCCAATAACAGCATTACGGATAAAATCTCGGTGTCCTCCAAAGGCAGCAATGTAACCTTCGGCGGCTTGGCCGGATTGAACACGGAAAAAGGAACACTTTACTACACCTATTCGAATGCCAACCTGACCATCGAGGGTGCCGGTACACTGGCAGGCGGTCTGGCAGGCGAGAATGCCGGACAGGTCAAAGGCTCTTATGTTGATATCGACATTACGGGCAAGGCTACTGGTACAGCAAGCCAGTCTGTCTTCCTGGGCGGTCTAATCGGCCGAAACAGTGCAGGTACGGTGGAGCAGTCTTATACTTCATCCAAAGTTACTGCGGACGGCATATATACCAATGTCGGCGGGCTCATCGGTGAGCTGACCGGTGGTTCAATCAAGAACTCCTACGTGGCAAAAAGCGTATATGCCACTAAAGAAAATTCCTATGCCGGCGGATTTATCGGCAGAATTAAAGACGGTAAAGTAACAAACGCCTACTCTGCGGCTGAAGTATCAGCCACAAATGGCGCATATGCCGGAGGTTTTGCCGGCCGCTATGATAATGCCAGCAAGGAGCTCTTATATAAGACCTACTATATTAAAGATGACTCACTCAATATCAATACAGATCTGCCGGACTTTGCAGAAGGCAACCACCGCTGGTTGAACGTGCATGTAAGGCTGACAACCATTCTGTCGTCTACATTGAAGGACAGAACTGCATTCCCTGACCTGTCCGGCTGGGATTTCACCAGTGCATGGAAATACGGATCACTGAATGCGGATTACAAATACCCAGAAGTGAACCGTGAAGCAAATACGGGCGGCGATACCGGCAATGAGGTCAATGCCAATATCAACTGGTACATGAAGGATAAGGATGCTATCGGCTTCCAGATTACCAGTGAAGCGGAACTAGCCGGCCTCGCGGCAATTGTCAACGGCACGATTGCCGGTGTGGACCAATTCGACTTCGCAGGTAGAACTATCACCATCATGAACCCGATTCATATTCAATCGAAGCAATGGGTTCCGATCGGCGACAAGGAAGAGAATGCCTTTGAAGGTACCCTCGAAGGCGGCAATCATCTGATTGACGGCCTGACCCTGCAGCCGGTCTTCACTTACTCCGGTTTGTTCGGAGTTATCGGAAAAGAAGGAACGGTATCCAACATCAATCTGGAGCCATTATCCGTGACCGGTAACCAATACAGCGGCGCTCTGGCCGGTCTGAATCTGGGTACGGTATCGAATGTGGATCTGAAGCTGCTTGGCGGCATCAAGATCAGCGGCGGAACTGTTGGCGGAATTATCGGTAAGAACACCGGGGCTGTCTCCGGGCTGAAGCTGACCCTGGATGGCGGAAGCCGGATCGAGACGGTTTACAGCAGCGGAATTGCCGGAGGTATTATTGGTGATAACACAGCCGATGTCACCTCCACGACACTCTCGGTGAATACAATCGACGGCAGCATCGGCAGCTCTGCTGATCAAGCTGTTGTTGGCGGCGCCTTCGGCAGACAGTCGGGAAATGTAACAGGCCTGAAATTGGAAGTAAGCTCGAAGATCCGGATTACTTCAACGGGCATGAACAGCATCACGGGCGGTCTGATCGGTTCTTACACCGACGGAACGGCCAGTGAACTGGAAGTAAGCTTCACTGACGGAACGCTGGAAGCCCGCGGACATGATTCCATTCTGGGCGGCGTGATCGGCCAATCTGCTGCCGGGACATTGCTCAAGAATATTACAGTCACCGGACCAGACGACGGTGTTCAATTGACCGGTAATGGTACAGTGGGCGGTATCGTGGGTGTGAAAGAAGGCGTACTTGGCGGCATCCTGCCTCTGAATATTGAAGCTGGCGGCAGCAACTTCGATATTGATCATGCAGCAGCAAGACAGATTCATCTGGTCACGACGGAAGACTCTCTGGAAGCAGTGATCGGCGGGATTACCGGACAGGCTGTAAATGTAGCCATGAATGGAGGCTCGTTTGAAGGTGGAATTTCGGCTCCAGGCGAAACCGTAACTGCAGGTGGTATTACCGGACAAGCCGGGAACACCATTCTCTATGATGTAGAAGCCGCTCCAGTGATTACGGCGACAGCCAAAACGGGTGAAGCAGCAGTTGGGGGGATTGCCGGAACAATCTCCAGCGATGATATGAACCAAGGCTTTGACTTTGGCAAAGCCTATCCTCTATACAGAGGTATTTATCTCGCAGAGGTCCATAACGGGGCTATTACAGTAACCGGAGTAAACAATGCAATGGATCTTTATGCCGGAGGTTTGACAGGGCGTATGACGGATGCATCGGTCTACCGCTCCAATACGGCAATTGACCTGAAGGTTATCGGCGGGAAAACTGTGAATGCCGGCGGTATCGCAGGTTACAGCAACGGCATTATCGTGGATGCATTGGGGAACAACAGCCTGAATGCAGAAGCCAGTGGCTTGTACAATGTTGGCGGTATCGTCGGCTGGGGAGCTGACGGTGAAATTCATTACACTGAAGCTGCTGCCCAAGGCGGCCAGTCTATTACTGTAGGGACTGCTCTGACTCTGGAAAATTCCTTGCCGGCGATACATGCCGGAGGTATTGTAGGATTGGGGGATCACATTAAGATCACCTATACTCATGCACAGCTTCCAGTGAACATTAACGATACCAATAAAGACAATACGATTTATGCGGGCGGTTTCGCCGGTCTTCTGGGTGATACCGATGTCCGCGAAGCCCAGATTCAGCACTCTTATGCTACAGGTGCTTTGAATGTCAGCGGCAGGCTGGGGTCTTATGTCGGCGGCTTTGCCGGATCGGTAGACCACTACAGCATTAGCGATGCTTATGCTTCCGGTGATATTGCCAATACGGCGCTGGACACGCGCAGCGGCGGTTTCGCGGCAGCGGTTGAAAGAAACGCCAGCATCAGCAGCTCCTATGCGCTGCAGGCAAAGGTTACTACAACAGGAATCAAATCATCAACCCGGTCTTATACAGGCGGCTTCGCCGGTTATAATGACGGATCTTTAAACATTATATACTCGAATGTTCCTGGTCTTACGGCAACCGCACCTGCGGGAGCGGATTTCCAGAAGGGTGCACTTGTCGGCTATAACTTCCGGGACGGTAAAGTGAGCGGCTCGAAGTATGTCGGGACATTAAATGCACTCGGCAAGAATGCCGGTGCGGCAGCGGATGCCTTGAAGTTAGAGGATGCACTAGATCCGCTTGCTTCCGGAGCATGGAACATTGATTTTGACACTTCGTTCATGGATAATGCTGCAGAAGGTGTCATGACACTGAACTCTCCGCAGCAGTTAAAGGGTGCAGTACTGCTCTACAATGAGACAGGTCTTGAATACTACCGTCTGTATAACAGAACAGCTACGGAGAAGCCTGAGATCAATACACTGCTGCTTGGTGCTGATATTGATCTGGGAGGCAAGCCTTGGGTTTCCTTTACAAGCTTTGCAGACAAATTTGACGGCCAGGGGCACACGATTTCCGGTCTTACGCTTGGCTCAGCCGGTGAGCCTTATGTCGGCTTTGCTGCTGAGAATCTCGGAGAGATCACCAAGGTGAACTTTACAGGCGCTATCATTACAGCAGACAAGAATGCCGGAGCAGCTGCCGGAATTAACAAAGGAACGATCAGCAATGTCCAGGCCGCGAACCTGACGGTGTCGGGTACGGGCACACTGGGCGGCATTGCCGGAATCAATGCCGGCAGCATAGAAGCTTCCAGCTCCGGCGGCAGTATCAGCGGTAGCGGTCAAGCGGCCGGCGGTATCGCAGGTGACAACGTGGCTGCTGGTACGATTTCTAACTCGCTGTCTTATGCGGATATTCATGTGGCAGCAGCCGAAGCAGTTGCCGGCGGGATTGCCGGCCGCAGCAGCGGCAAGATCAGCAACAGCTACTCAGCCGGCAGAGTCTCGGCTGAGGGCACGGATAAGGCATGGAGCGGCGGGATCGCCGGACTTGCCCTGAACGGTTCCATCCTTTCTTCATTGAATACTGGTGAAGTAAGAGCCGCAGTGGGCGGTAAGCTGGCACCGGGACAAGCCTTCTTTGGAGGTATTGCCGGTCAAATGGCCAAAGAAGCCTCCATTAGCGGATCTATCTTCAACTCACAAATGCTTAAGACCAACACTGCGTACTTTGATGCAGACGGCAAGGCTATAACAGGCAACGCCGGCGCATCCAGCGCAAATGGAATGAAGGCTGCAGAGCTGGCGGGCGGAACACTTCCTGCAGGTCTGAACAACGGGTATTGGAAGGCACATGCCTCCTTCTATCCGGGACTTGAAGCTTTCGAAGGCACAAGACAAGGGTTGCTCAGTACAGCGGCTGTAATCCTTGCACCGAAGGATCTGATTAACCGTGTGGCTTCCAGCTTTACACTGGGAGGCACCGATGCTATGAACTGGACTGCAGACTCCTCCAAAATAACTCTGAACGGAAAAACCGGAACGCTGACATCCGGCGGCAGCACGAAGCTGACGGTATCCGTTCAAGGAATAAGCAGAAGCATCATCATCAATGAACCTGCCGTGAAATATCCCGGACAGGCACTGGCGCCGGTTAATCTGACCGAAAGCAAAGAAAAGTGGATTATGGTTGGGAAGCCAATCGTTCTTTCTACAGATGAGCCGGGTGGAAGCATTTATTACACACTCGACGGCAGCGCGCCAAATGAAACTTCACTGCTCTATAGCGGGCCAATTACGCTGCAGAGTACAACAACGCTTAAAGCAATAACGATTGTTGAGGGTAAAGAGTACAGCGGCGTATTGACGGAAGAGTGGATCATTCCACCATCCGGCGACGGAGGCGGTGGTGGCGGATTCGTTGCCCTACCTGTCAAAGAGCCGGCAATTACCGCCATCGCGAATAACACCAGTGTGAGCGGCAACAGCGAAGCACCGGTGAAGGTAGCCCGGAACAGCAAGCTGAAGCTGACTGCACCGGAAGGGCAAATTATCTATTACACACTGGATGGCAGTACGCCGACAGTCAACAGCACGAAATACACCGGTGAGCTTTTGATTACCGGAAATATGACGATAAAAATGATTACTGATCAGGATGATACGGTCATCACCATCCAGTACACAGTGGAAAATGCTGCGTACAATCTTAAGAGCACAGCCAGTGAAATCAAGTATATGACTGCCTATACAGACGGAACATTCAGACCGAAGGCGGCCATTACAAGATACGAGCTGATTTCTGCGCTTGCCCCACTGCTGGATATGGAAGATGTGAATGTCGGAAACCTGTTCAACGATGTAACAGCAGAGCATGAGGAGCTGACGGCATTCTTTGCTTCTGCGGGAATTATTCAGGGATATCCAGACGGAGGCTTCGGCGGCGAGAAGGGCTTGACGCGGGCCGAGTTCGCAAAGATCATGACCAGCGTGCTTAACCTGGATCTCAAGACAGCCGGAAGTACGAAGCAATCCGATCTGAAGGGCCACTGGTCCGAGCAATATGTCAACGCCCTGTCTAAGGTGGGTTATGTCCAAGGCTTCCCGGACGGAACGTTCAAACCGAATGCACCGATTACACGGGCAGAGGCTGTAGTGATGATCAACCGGATCGCCGGTACGAAGAAGCTGACGATTACGGCTGTGAAGTACAAGGATCTGCCGGCTACCCACTGGGCGTATAAAGACATTATGTCTGTAGTGCAATAA
- a CDS encoding S1 family peptidase, whose amino-acid sequence MKKQLAYLCIIMTLLSAVLFYNGTTNADTPVVNNAEQTYQLTKKAMFYLRVLKSDGTASATGTGVILSPGGTAATAYHVVKGAQRMEGIMADGTIISPIKVSNYDEQKDLAVLDLPSPAAAKQADNAYPYLEVRTEAVKHGEAVFALGYPLKNTNIITEGIINTPVAEINGRSRILTSAQVVSGMSGGPLMDAHGRLAGIISGSLRTMDNIHLIISMDDLRSILPAAMK is encoded by the coding sequence ATGAAAAAACAACTGGCTTACCTCTGCATCATTATGACCCTCTTGTCCGCAGTGCTCTTCTACAACGGAACTACCAACGCTGATACGCCGGTTGTTAATAATGCCGAACAGACCTATCAGCTAACCAAGAAGGCTATGTTCTATCTCCGGGTGCTGAAAAGCGACGGGACAGCTAGTGCCACGGGTACGGGAGTGATCCTGTCCCCGGGCGGCACAGCGGCAACCGCATACCATGTCGTAAAAGGCGCACAGCGGATGGAAGGGATCATGGCAGACGGAACGATCATTAGTCCTATCAAAGTCAGTAACTATGATGAACAGAAAGATCTTGCCGTGCTGGATCTGCCCTCACCGGCAGCAGCGAAGCAGGCAGACAATGCCTATCCTTACCTGGAGGTACGCACAGAAGCGGTGAAGCATGGTGAAGCTGTATTCGCACTCGGGTACCCCCTGAAGAATACGAACATCATTACCGAGGGGATTATCAATACGCCTGTAGCTGAGATTAACGGTAGAAGCAGAATTCTGACTTCAGCCCAGGTTGTAAGCGGAATGTCCGGAGGACCGCTGATGGATGCGCACGGCCGGCTGGCCGGCATTATTTCCGGCTCTCTGCGGACGATGGATAATATTCATTTGATCATCAGCATGGATGATCTGCGCAGCATATTGCCGGCGGCAATGAAGTAA
- a CDS encoding LytR/AlgR family response regulator transcription factor — protein sequence MIRAFLLDVNQKDLYKLATMLQQSGKVEVIGMSSHPQSALNQIIGLHPDVLFLDLQLHGLQGVLVAEQIKQQLPAIQIVVITESKQHALWAFDQAIADYLLKPLEEVRLCQSLERLRKGS from the coding sequence ATGATTAGAGCGTTTTTGCTGGATGTGAATCAGAAGGATCTCTATAAACTGGCAACAATGCTCCAGCAGTCCGGGAAAGTGGAAGTAATCGGAATGTCCTCCCATCCGCAGAGCGCTTTGAATCAGATCATCGGGCTTCATCCGGATGTGCTGTTTCTGGATCTCCAGCTTCACGGCTTGCAGGGAGTGCTGGTAGCCGAGCAGATCAAGCAGCAGCTTCCGGCGATTCAGATCGTAGTGATCACAGAGAGTAAGCAGCATGCCCTATGGGCCTTTGATCAGGCCATTGCCGATTATCTTTTGAAGCCGCTTGAGGAGGTTAGGCTGTGCCAGTCGCTGGAACGGCTGCGTAAGGGGAGCTGA
- a CDS encoding MalY/PatB family protein: MYDFERIIDRRNTRSYKWDQNEKLFGNKDILPLWVADMDFESPPAVKEAILRRVEAGVYGYSIPSESYKQAIVNWFGRRHDWAIQPEWITDSPGIVTSLSFSVELFTQPGDEVILQSPVYYPFYDVIKMNDRKVAKNPLILRNGRYEMDYAHLESLMQGGAKLLLLCNPHNPGGTVWKREELQQLGELCLRYGVTVISDEIHCDLTLPGHKHIPFASLSEELANITVTTLAATKTFNLPGLQTSFIVARNPELKGKFERKLKALSLHMSSYFAPEAVEAAYNEGETWLDELRQHIAGNAEYAISYLAEHLPAVKVMRPEATYLLWLDCRALGLDAAGLKNLMYREAEVAFNEGSVFGPEGEGHLRINLACPRSVLAEALLRFSRAAASYAE, translated from the coding sequence ATGTATGATTTTGAACGCATAATTGACCGCCGCAATACCCGCTCTTACAAATGGGATCAGAATGAAAAGCTGTTTGGCAACAAGGATATTCTGCCGCTATGGGTGGCGGATATGGATTTTGAGAGCCCGCCGGCAGTGAAGGAAGCAATCCTGCGCCGGGTGGAAGCCGGTGTCTATGGCTATAGCATACCAAGTGAATCTTACAAACAAGCGATTGTTAACTGGTTCGGACGGCGCCATGATTGGGCGATTCAGCCGGAGTGGATCACGGATTCACCGGGAATTGTCACTTCGCTCAGCTTTTCGGTGGAGCTGTTCACCCAGCCGGGTGATGAGGTGATTCTGCAATCGCCGGTCTATTATCCGTTCTATGATGTAATTAAGATGAATGACCGCAAGGTAGCCAAGAATCCGCTGATTCTTCGCAATGGGCGGTATGAGATGGATTATGCCCACCTTGAATCGCTGATGCAGGGCGGCGCCAAGCTGCTGCTGCTGTGCAACCCCCATAATCCGGGAGGAACCGTCTGGAAACGCGAGGAGCTCCAGCAGCTTGGAGAGTTATGCCTGCGTTACGGGGTAACTGTCATTTCAGACGAGATTCATTGCGATTTGACGCTTCCGGGACATAAGCATATCCCGTTTGCCTCTTTATCTGAAGAACTGGCCAATATTACAGTGACAACGCTGGCAGCAACCAAAACCTTCAATCTGCCCGGCCTGCAGACCTCATTCATCGTAGCCCGGAATCCTGAACTGAAGGGGAAATTTGAGCGCAAGCTGAAGGCGCTCAGCCTGCATATGTCGTCTTATTTTGCACCTGAAGCGGTAGAGGCGGCATACAATGAAGGAGAGACATGGCTGGACGAGCTGCGTCAACATATTGCCGGGAATGCCGAATATGCGATCAGCTACCTCGCCGAGCATCTTCCTGCGGTTAAGGTTATGCGCCCAGAGGCTACTTATCTGCTATGGCTGGACTGCCGGGCGCTTGGACTGGATGCAGCCGGACTGAAAAATCTGATGTACAGAGAGGCAGAAGTGGCTTTTAACGAAGGTTCCGTGTTTGGACCTGAAGGAGAAGGACATCTGCGGATCAACCTGGCTTGTCCGAGATCGGTACTCGCTGAAGCACTGCTGCGGTTCAGCCGGGCGGCTGCTTCATACGCAGAGTAA